A single genomic interval of Camelina sativa cultivar DH55 chromosome 11, Cs, whole genome shotgun sequence harbors:
- the LOC104723936 gene encoding defensin-like protein 37: MAVKLIYLCLFVYIALLISGVATTQGRTMTTSARGRGRKSGRTEWLYVAGECAKLPRCNKYCVSNGFHLGGFCKKLSPQASSLFCVCKYT, from the exons ATGGCCGTGAAGCTCATTTACCTCTGTCTTTTCGTATACATTGCCCTTCTCATTTCAG GGGTGGCTACTACTCAAGGCCGGACGATGACCACATCTGCGAGAGGACGGGGTAGGAAGAGTGGCCGGACGGAATGGCTGTATGTAGCCGGAGAATGTGCGAAATTACCACGTTGCAACAAATATTGCGTCTCCAATGGGTTTCATCTTGGTGGGTTTTGTAAGAAATTGTCTCCTCAAGCTTCCTCTCTTTTCTGTGTCTGTAAATATACCTAG